A genome region from Oryzias melastigma strain HK-1 linkage group LG12, ASM292280v2, whole genome shotgun sequence includes the following:
- the LOC112162787 gene encoding phospholipid-transporting ATPase ID produces MGSVASYFRNLNKKEKKQEEERLLRANDRGFNLSFQYANNAIRTSKYNIFTFLPLNLFEQFRRLANAYFLFLLILQMIPQVSSLSWFTTAVPLVIVLSITAAKDASDDINRHKCDKQVNNREVEVLIDGELKKEKWREVQVGDIIKLENNEFVTADLLLLSSSEPLNLVYVETAELDGETNLKVKQALTVTGEMGDSIEALASFNGEVRCEPPNNCLDKFKGTLTVNGQAYSLDNDKVLLRGCTLRNTEWCFGLVMFGGPDTKLMQNSGKTVFKRTSIDHLMNILVLGIFGFLATMCAILSICNAIWEANEGSAFTVFLPREPGVNSSLSSFLTFWSYVIVLNTVVPISLYVSVEIIRLGNSFFIDWDRKMYYPKNDTPAQARTTTLNEELGQIKYIFSDKTGTLTQNIMTFNKCSINGKAYGELCDFSGQRIEITEKTPRVDFSWNQLADPKFIFHDHSLVETVREGNPEAQAFFRLLALCHTVMPEEKKEGELFYQAQSPDEGALVTAARNFGFVFRSRTPETITIMEMGRKVVYELVAVLDFNNVRKRMSVIVRGPEGKTTLYCKGADTIIYERLHPSCSNLMKVTTDHLNMYAGDGLRTLVLASKDLDESYMKEWRKRHNEASTAMEDREERLEELYEEIEKDMTLLGATAVEDKLQDGVPQTIEQLAKADIKIWVLTGDKQETAENIGYSCNMLREEMNEVFVVAANTAEGVREELRSARRKMCPDAAEEPSVTTARAGLFWLKKTQTVQDEKVDGEYAMLINGHSLAFALEEDLELELLRTACMCQTVICCRVTPLQKAQVVQLVKKYKQAVTLAIGDGANDVSMIKAAHIGVGISGQEGMQAVLSSDFSFAQFRYLQRLLLVHGRWSYLRMCKFLRYFFYKNFTFTFVHFWYAFFCGFSAQTVYDEWFITLYNTVYTSLPVLALSLFDQDVNDRWSFQYPQLYAPGQQNLYFSKKAFLNLTAFSCYSSLVLYFVPWAAIHDTVRDDGKDIADYQSFALFAQTCLLIVVSIQMCLDTYHWTAVNNLFIWGSLAVYFAVTFTMYSNGIFVIIPSAFPFVGTERNTLNLPNVWLTIVLTSLLCILPVVAYRFIVMQIRPTINDKVRHRARKEPPPTPAPRRPVRRVSTRRSGYAFAHSKGYGDLVTSQRFLMKRPVKGRVMLFSHITPAES; encoded by the exons ATGGGATCTGTAGCTTCTTACTTTCgcaacttgaataaaaaagagaaaaaacaag AGGAAGAGCGACTTTTGCGAGCCAATGACAGAGGTTTCAACTTGTCTTTCCAGTATGCA AACAATGCCATCAGAACCTCCAAGTACAACATTTTCACTTTCTTGCCGCTCAACCTTTTCGAGCAGTTCAGGAGGCTTGCTAATGCCTACTTCCTCTTCCTGCTCATTCTTCAG ATGATTCCACAAGTGTCCTCTCTGTCCTGGTTCACTACAGCTGTCCCTTTGGTTATTGTCCTGTCTATAACAGCAGCCAAAGACGCCAGTGATGATATT AACAGACATAAATGTGACAAACAAGTGAATAACCGTGAAGTGGAGGTCCTCATTGATGGAGA actgaagaaagaaaaatggaggGAAGTTCAAGTTGGTGACATAATAAAACTGGAGAATAATGAATTTGTAACA GCAGATCTGTTGTTGCTGTCCAGCAGTGAGCCTCTCAATCTGGTCTATGTGGAAACAGCTGAGTTAGACGG TGAAACAAACCTGAAGGTGAAACAGGCTCTGACTGTAACTGGAGAGATGGGAGACAGCATCGAGGCACTTGCTTCTTTTAATG GTGAAGTGCGTTGCGAGCCCCCCAACAACTGCTTGGACAAATTCAAAGGGACGTTGACGGTAAACGGACAAGCCTACAGTCTGGACAACGACAAAGTGCTGCTCAGAGGATGTACGCTCAGAAACACAGAGTGGTGTTTCGGTCTGGTCATGTTTGGAG GTCCAGATACTAAGCTCATGCAGAACAGCGGCAAAACAGTATTTAAACGGACCAGTATTGACCATCTGATGAATATCCTGGTTTTGGGT atctTTGGTTTTCTTGCAACAATGTGTGCCATTCTGTCCATCTGCAATGCAATCTGGGAGGCAAATGAAGGATCTGCGTTCACAGTGTTTCTACCCCGTGAACCAGGCGTGAATTCTTCTCTCTCGTCCTTCCTCACCTTCTGGTCCTACGTCATCGTCCTTAACACGGTGGTGCCCATTTCTCTCTACGTCAG CGTGGAGATCATCCGTCTGGGAAACAGTTTCTTCATAGACTGGGACAGGAAGATGTATTATCCTAAGAACGACACTCCGGCTCAAGCAAGAACCACCACGCTCAACGAGGAGCTCGGTCAGATAAAATACATATTCAGTGACAAAACGGGAACCCTGACGCAGAACATCATGACCTTCAACAAGTGCTCCATCAATGGAAAAGCCTACG GTGAGCTGTGTGACTTTTCAGGACAAAGGATAGAAATAACAGAG aaaacaccCAGAGTGGACTTCAGCTGGAATCAGCTTGCAGATCCGAAGTTCATTTTCCACGACCACAGTCTGGTGGAGACGGTGAGGGAAGGAAACCCGGAGGCTCAAGCTTTCTTCCGCTTGCTGGCTTTGTGTCACACCGTCATGCcagaagaaaagaaggaag GGGAGCTGTTTTACCAGGCTCAGTCTCCGGATGAGGGTGCTCTTGTAACCGCAGCGAGGAATTTTGGTTTTGTGTTCCGTTCTCGCACACCAGAGACCATCACAATCATGGAGATGGGCAGGAAAGTTGTATATGAGCTTGTAGCTGTGCTGGACTTCAATAATGTTCGGAAAAGGATGTCAGTGATTG TAAGAGGCCCTGAAGGTAAGACAACGCTGTACTGCAAAGGAGCAGACACCATCATCTATGAAAGACTGCACCCGTCCTGCAGCAACCTGATGAAAGTCACCACTGATCACCTCAAT ATGTATGCTGGTGACGGCCTGCGTACGCTGGTTCTGGCCTCCAAGGATCTAGACGAGAGCTACATGAAGGAGTGGAGGAAGCGCCACAATGAGGCCAGCACCGCCATGGAGGACCGAGAGGAGAGACTCGAGGAACTTTATGAGGAGATTGAGAAAGACATGACT CTGCTGGGAGCAACAGCTGTGGAGGACAAACTGCAAGACGGCGTGCCGCAGACTATTGAGCAACTGGCCAAAGCTGACATCAAAATCTGGGTGTTGACCGGAGACAAACAGG aaactgctGAAAACATTGGGTATTCTTGCAATATGCTAAGAGAAGAAATGAATGAAGTCTTCGTTGTTGCAGCAAATACTGCCGAAGGAGTGCGAGAGGAACTACG AAGCgcaagaagaaaaatgtgtccCGATGCTGCAGAAGAACCGTCTGTGACCACGGCTCGCGCTGGTTTGTTCTGGCTCAAGAAGACCCAGACCGTACAGGATGAGAAAGTGGATGGAGAGTATGCCATGTTAATAAATGGACACAGTTTG GCCTTTGCGTTGGAGGAGGATCTGGAGCTGGAGCTGCTGAGGACAGCATGCATGTGTCAGACAGTGATTTGCTGCAGGGTCACTCCTCTGCAAAAAGCTCAAGTAGTTCAGCttgtcaaaaaatacaaacaggcTGTCACTCTGGCTATTGGAGATGGAGCCAACGATGTGAGCATGATCAAAG CTGCTCACATCGGTGTGGGCATCAGTGGTCAGGAGGGGATGCAGGCAGTCCTCTCCAGTGATTTCTCCTTCGCTCAGTTCCGTTACCTCCAGCGCCTCCTGCTGGTGCACGGTCGCTGGTCTTACCTCCGCATGTGCAAGTTCCTCAGATATTTCTTTTACAAGAACTTCACCTTCACCTTTGTGCACTTCTGGTACGCGTTCTTTTGCGGCTTCTCTGCACAG ACTGTTTATGACGAGTGGTTCATCACCTTGTACAACACTGTTTACACGTCTCTTCCCGTCCTCGCTCTCAGCCTCTTTGACCag GATGTAAATGACCGCTGGAGCTTCCAGTACCCTCAACTTTACGCTCCAGGCCAGCAGAACTTGTACTTTAGTAAAAAGGCCTTCTTGAACCTCACGGCGTTCAGCTGCTACAGCTCCTTAGTGCTCTACTTTGTCCCCTGGGCGGCCATCCACGACACAGTCAGAGATGACGGCAAAGACATAGCAGATTATCAGTCGTTTGCTCTGTTTGCACAGACCTGTCTGCTAATAGTCGTCAGCATACAG atGTGTCTGGACACGTATCACTGGACAGCAGTGAACAACTTGTTCATATGGGGCAGCCTGGCTGTCTACTTTGCTGTGACGTTCACCATGTACAGCAACGGCATTTTTGTCATCATCCCTTCTGCTTTTCCCTTCGTAG GCACAGAGAGAAACACTCTGAACCTCCCAAATGTTTGGCTGACCATCGTCCTGACGTCCCTCCTCTGCATCCTTCCTGTGGTGGCTTATCGCTTCATCGTCATGCAGATTCGACCGACCATCAATGATAAG GTCAGACACAGAGCACGAAAGGAGCCGCCGCCAACCCCCGCTCCTCGTCGACCAGTCCGGCGTGTCAGCACCCGCCGCTCAGGCTACGCCTTCGCCCACTCTAAGGGCTACGGTGACCTGGTGACCTCTCAGAGGTTCCTGATGAAGCGACCCGTGAAGGGTCGAGTGATGCTGTTCTCTCATATAACCCCGGCTGAAAGTTAG